From Nitrospirota bacterium, a single genomic window includes:
- a CDS encoding DUF4956 domain-containing protein — MFNNVGNYILGTGFNLAIALLIVRFIYYPRTRDKNYVLTFLSFNTVVYFVLGLLTSIELSIGVGFGLFALFSVLRYRADEIPIREMTYLFIVIALPVMNSALSSSGDIIKVIIANAVMVALLFILEKGWGFRFEVSKKITYENIDLITPNNRELLLNDLRKRTGLPIRFAQIGRIDFVKDTAEIKIYYEEPETYSQGR; from the coding sequence GTGTTCAATAATGTAGGTAACTATATACTTGGCACAGGGTTCAATCTTGCGATCGCCCTGCTGATTGTCAGATTCATTTACTATCCCAGAACACGTGACAAAAATTATGTACTTACATTTCTATCCTTCAATACCGTGGTATATTTTGTACTTGGATTACTGACCAGCATCGAGTTGAGCATCGGGGTTGGATTTGGTTTGTTTGCCCTTTTTTCAGTACTGCGTTATCGTGCAGACGAGATACCTATAAGGGAGATGACATATCTCTTCATCGTCATTGCCCTGCCTGTGATGAATTCTGCCCTTAGCTCAAGCGGCGACATTATCAAGGTAATCATTGCCAACGCGGTCATGGTGGCCCTGCTTTTCATACTGGAGAAAGGATGGGGGTTCCGCTTTGAAGTCAGTAAAAAAATTACATACGAAAACATTGACCTGATTACCCCAAACAATAGAGAGCTCCTGCTGAATGACCTGCGCAAACGCACAGGATTACCAATAAGATTTGCACAGATAGGGCGAATAGACTTTGTCAAAGACACTGCTGAAATAAAGATCTATTACGAAGAACCTGAGACATATTCGCAGGGCCGCTGA
- a CDS encoding polyphosphate polymerase domain-containing protein translates to MIRQFNHKYTRFDAHFGEKASCPSGLSYQATPLPDNHLSRFEPIELAQMDDVAMLDRIETKYVLEVSQLVSFIASLSEHYWLLSIDGIQKSSYQNLYFDSPHFTLYLLHHSGARYRHKVRFRRYVDTDRKFLEVKLKTNKNRTVKQRLETREVISNLDTQTSEFIYSHLGPETRSLEPKLRIDFSRITLVSKYQPERLTLDLDLRFGNDEDAIVLKDLVIAEVKQTKENRNSDFIRQMRTMCIRPIDISKYCIGVSMLYRSIKHNTFKPALRIITKLTGGRESVQ, encoded by the coding sequence ATGATCAGGCAGTTTAATCATAAATACACCAGATTCGATGCACACTTCGGAGAGAAGGCCTCCTGCCCTTCCGGCCTGTCGTATCAGGCAACTCCATTGCCGGATAATCATCTTTCAAGGTTCGAACCCATAGAGTTGGCTCAGATGGATGATGTGGCTATGCTGGATCGCATTGAAACCAAGTACGTTCTCGAAGTCAGTCAACTTGTTTCGTTTATAGCATCTCTGAGTGAACACTATTGGCTGCTTAGTATTGACGGTATACAAAAGAGCAGCTATCAGAATCTCTATTTTGACAGCCCGCATTTCACACTATATCTGCTTCACCATTCCGGTGCCAGATACAGACATAAGGTCCGCTTCCGCCGGTATGTTGACACAGACAGAAAATTCCTGGAGGTCAAGTTAAAAACAAACAAAAATAGGACGGTCAAACAGCGCCTTGAAACCCGAGAAGTAATCTCCAATTTGGATACTCAAACCAGCGAATTTATATATTCTCATCTCGGGCCAGAGACCCGGTCTCTCGAGCCCAAACTCCGTATTGATTTTTCCCGGATCACATTAGTCAGTAAATATCAGCCTGAGAGATTGACGCTGGACCTTGACCTGCGATTCGGCAATGATGAAGATGCAATAGTTCTTAAGGATCTGGTCATAGCCGAAGTAAAACAGACAAAAGAGAACCGTAATTCGGACTTTATCCGGCAGATGAGGACAATGTGCATCCGCCCGATAGATATCAGCAAATACTGCATTGGCGTTTCCATGCTGTATCGCAGCATCAAGCATAACACCTTCAAGCCTGCCTTGCGTATAATCACTAAATTGACTGGAGGCAGAGAGAGTGTTCAATAA